One genomic window of Providencia hangzhouensis includes the following:
- the nrdD gene encoding anaerobic ribonucleoside-triphosphate reductase → MVTVVIKRDGCQVGFDLPRIQEAVKRAAAAVNVKDDDYCLQVASVVTEQLCSRDRVDIADIQDAVENQLMAGPYKDLARAYIEYRHDRDSEREKRSQLTHDIRGLIEQSNVSLLNENANKDSKVIPTQRDLLAGIVAKHYAKQHILPRDVVIAHERGEIHYHDLDYAPFFPMFNCMLIDLEGMLTNGFKMGNAEIEPPKSISTATAVTAQIIAQVASHIYGGTTINRIDEILAPYVAISYEKHLKVAKEWGIADAEGYAHSRTDKECYDAFQSLEYEVNTLHTANGQTPFVTFGFGLGTSKEARLIQQSILKNRIAGLGKNRKTAVFPKLVFAIKDGLNHKLGDPNYDIKQLALECASKRMYPDILNYDRVVDVTGSFKTPMGCRSFLGTYEENGQQIHDGRNNLGVISLNLPRIAIEAQGSEDAFWALLDERLAIAKKALMTRIARLETVKARVAPILYMEGACGVRLKADDNVAEIFKNGRASISLGYIGLHETINALFGTQTHVYDNEKLREKAVEIVSHLRQATDEWKAQTGYGFSLYSTPSENLCDRFCRLDTAEFGVIQGVTDKGYYTNSFHLDVEKQVNPYDKIDFEAPYPALANGGFICYGEYPNLQHNVRALEDVWDYSYQHVPYYGTNTPIDECYECGFSGEFSCTSKGFTCPACGNHDTNRVSVIRRVCGYLGSPDARPFNAGKQEEVKRRIKHLGNGQIG, encoded by the coding sequence GTGGTAACGGTTGTTATAAAAAGAGATGGTTGTCAGGTCGGTTTTGACCTTCCACGAATTCAGGAAGCCGTTAAACGTGCAGCGGCTGCTGTGAATGTTAAGGATGACGATTATTGTCTTCAGGTTGCTTCTGTTGTTACAGAGCAACTTTGCAGCCGTGACCGAGTGGATATCGCTGACATTCAAGATGCTGTCGAAAACCAATTGATGGCAGGGCCTTATAAAGACTTAGCCCGTGCTTATATTGAATATCGCCACGACAGAGACAGCGAACGTGAAAAACGCAGCCAATTGACACATGACATTCGTGGGCTAATCGAACAAAGTAATGTCTCTTTACTCAATGAAAATGCCAATAAAGACAGTAAAGTGATCCCGACACAACGCGATTTACTCGCTGGTATTGTCGCTAAACACTATGCAAAACAACATATTTTGCCGAGAGATGTCGTTATCGCACACGAACGTGGTGAAATTCACTATCATGATCTCGACTATGCGCCGTTCTTCCCGATGTTTAACTGTATGTTAATTGACCTTGAAGGCATGTTAACTAACGGGTTTAAAATGGGAAATGCAGAAATAGAGCCACCAAAGTCTATTTCAACCGCAACAGCTGTTACAGCACAAATTATTGCACAGGTTGCGAGCCATATTTATGGGGGCACAACCATTAACCGTATTGACGAAATTTTAGCGCCATATGTCGCTATCAGCTACGAAAAGCACCTAAAAGTCGCCAAAGAATGGGGAATAGCAGACGCAGAAGGTTATGCACACAGCCGCACCGATAAAGAGTGTTACGACGCCTTTCAATCCTTAGAGTATGAAGTCAATACGCTTCACACCGCAAATGGCCAAACCCCGTTTGTCACCTTTGGTTTTGGTCTCGGAACCTCTAAAGAAGCACGATTAATTCAACAGTCTATTCTGAAAAACCGCATTGCGGGACTTGGTAAAAACCGTAAAACGGCCGTTTTCCCTAAGCTCGTATTTGCAATTAAAGATGGCCTAAACCATAAACTGGGTGACCCTAATTACGACATCAAACAACTCGCTTTAGAGTGTGCCAGTAAGCGCATGTACCCCGATATTCTTAACTACGACCGTGTCGTTGATGTTACTGGGTCATTTAAAACGCCAATGGGCTGCCGCAGTTTCCTTGGCACCTATGAAGAAAATGGGCAACAAATTCATGATGGCCGCAACAATTTAGGCGTTATCAGCCTCAATTTGCCTCGTATTGCTATCGAAGCACAGGGCAGTGAAGATGCGTTTTGGGCATTACTGGATGAACGTTTAGCTATTGCCAAAAAAGCCTTAATGACTCGCATTGCCCGTTTAGAAACCGTAAAAGCACGTGTTGCGCCAATTTTATATATGGAAGGCGCTTGTGGAGTTCGCTTAAAAGCGGATGATAACGTCGCTGAGATATTCAAAAATGGTCGTGCATCTATTTCTTTAGGTTACATTGGGTTGCATGAAACCATCAATGCACTTTTTGGCACACAAACTCATGTCTATGATAATGAAAAATTGCGCGAAAAAGCTGTCGAGATTGTCAGCCACTTACGTCAAGCCACTGATGAGTGGAAAGCCCAAACAGGCTATGGTTTCAGTTTATACAGCACACCAAGTGAAAATTTGTGTGACCGTTTTTGCCGTCTCGATACCGCTGAATTTGGTGTGATACAAGGTGTTACCGACAAAGGCTACTACACAAACAGCTTCCACTTAGATGTTGAAAAACAAGTGAATCCTTACGATAAAATTGATTTTGAAGCGCCTTACCCTGCACTCGCGAATGGCGGTTTTATCTGTTATGGCGAATATCCAAACTTACAACATAATGTTAGAGCCTTAGAAGACGTGTGGGATTACAGCTATCAACATGTGCCTTATTATGGAACTAACACACCAATTGATGAGTGTTATGAATGCGGTTTTTCCGGTGAATTTTCCTGCACCAGCAAAGGTTTTACCTGCCCGGCTTGTGGTAATCATGATACTAACCGAGTTTCAGTTATCCGCCGTGTCTGTGGCTATTTAGGCAGCCCAGATGCAAGGCCATTTAATGCAGGAAAACAAGAGGAAGTCAAACGCCGTATTAAGCATTTAGGTAACGGCCAAATAGGTTAA
- the nrdG gene encoding anaerobic ribonucleoside-triphosphate reductase-activating protein codes for MNYHQYYPVDVVNGPGTRCTLFVAGCVHQCRGCYNQSTWRVDSGVPFTQEMEDQIIQDLQDTRIRRQGLSLSGGDPLHPANLPAVLKLVKRVKAVCPDKDIWLWTGYTLGDFTLEQQKVVSFVNTVIDGKFEQDLHDPRLIWRGSSNQVIHRLR; via the coding sequence ATGAATTATCACCAATATTATCCTGTTGACGTGGTCAATGGCCCCGGAACCCGCTGTACACTGTTTGTGGCAGGGTGTGTTCATCAATGCCGTGGTTGTTACAACCAAAGTACATGGCGAGTGGATTCAGGTGTGCCATTCACCCAAGAAATGGAAGACCAAATTATCCAAGACTTGCAAGATACTCGTATTCGTCGACAGGGATTATCCCTGTCGGGCGGAGACCCGCTACACCCAGCCAATTTGCCTGCAGTGCTCAAGTTGGTAAAACGCGTTAAAGCAGTTTGCCCAGATAAAGACATCTGGTTATGGACAGGATACACATTGGGTGATTTTACGCTTGAACAGCAAAAAGTGGTGAGTTTTGTCAATACCGTGATTGACGGTAAATTTGAGCAGGATTTACATGACCCGCGCTTAATTTGGCGCGGTAGCTCAAATCAGGTGATCCATAGGCTTCGTTAA
- a CDS encoding YhbP family protein encodes MTPEQTLKHIQRYIARQHVFSLFAHHNNDIWPASCYYAFDAKTMCLILMTDPNSKHGQLMVANPQVAGTISAQTKAVNAIQGIQFTGEIKILESEEAQLARSFYCRRFPVAIAAKLPVWLLHLQNVKMVDNKLGFGTKLYWECQI; translated from the coding sequence ATGACGCCTGAACAAACTTTAAAACACATCCAACGCTATATTGCTCGCCAACACGTTTTTTCCCTTTTTGCTCATCACAACAATGATATCTGGCCTGCCAGTTGTTACTATGCATTTGATGCGAAAACGATGTGTCTGATTTTAATGACAGACCCGAATTCCAAGCATGGGCAATTGATGGTGGCTAACCCGCAAGTGGCTGGCACAATATCGGCGCAAACTAAAGCTGTGAATGCAATACAAGGTATTCAATTTACAGGTGAAATTAAAATATTAGAAAGTGAGGAAGCACAGCTCGCTCGCAGTTTCTACTGCCGTCGTTTCCCTGTGGCAATAGCAGCGAAACTGCCAGTTTGGCTGCTTCACTTACAGAATGTCAAAATGGTGGATAATAAATTAGGTTTTGGCACCAAGCTATATTGGGAATGCCAAATTTAA
- the bhsA gene encoding multiple stress resistance protein BhsA — translation MKKSTLFAAALTLGAVSFGSMAAEEVQHTSQPAAGYVSVTGAVSVNDLTAQLAKKADEAGATSFRVISAGGENSMSGTAAIYK, via the coding sequence ATGAAAAAATCAACATTATTCGCTGCTGCTTTAACTTTAGGTGCTGTTTCATTTGGTTCAATGGCGGCTGAAGAAGTTCAACATACTAGTCAGCCAGCAGCAGGTTATGTCTCAGTAACGGGTGCTGTGAGTGTAAATGACCTGACCGCACAATTAGCCAAAAAAGCTGATGAAGCTGGCGCAACTTCATTCCGTGTGATTTCTGCTGGCGGTGAGAATAGCATGAGTGGTACCGCGGCTATTTATAAATAA
- a CDS encoding GIY-YIG nuclease family protein, whose protein sequence is MIKTTLEKKQSKQSDWYLYLVREKNNALYCGITTDVQRRFEQHKAGTGAKALKGKMPLELVFSCFIGSRSAASKIEYQVKQLNKKIKERLVIDQPDDLTDYLANYKLLKCEE, encoded by the coding sequence ATGATAAAAACAACCCTAGAAAAAAAACAATCAAAACAAAGTGATTGGTATCTTTACTTAGTAAGAGAGAAAAATAACGCCTTGTATTGTGGTATCACCACCGATGTACAACGTCGTTTTGAGCAACATAAGGCAGGAACAGGGGCAAAAGCATTGAAAGGAAAAATGCCACTAGAACTGGTATTTTCTTGTTTTATTGGTTCTCGCTCAGCCGCGTCAAAAATAGAATATCAAGTTAAGCAACTGAATAAAAAGATAAAAGAAAGGCTGGTCATTGACCAGCCTGATGATTTAACTGACTACTTAGCTAACTATAAATTATTGAAGTGTGAAGAGTAA
- a CDS encoding GNAT family N-acetyltransferase, with protein sequence MLIRVEIPVDAMGIDKLLRETFPTEAEANLVQHLREDGLLTLGVVATNDDGEVIGYVGFTPVDVNDEDVQWVGLAPLAVSKAHQGQGIAEKLVYEGLDSLNEFGYGAVVVLGDERYYSRFGFEPASSHGVSCQWPEQQAHFLVCGLENGEIGEHQGLVTYSSHFNNL encoded by the coding sequence ATGCTAATTCGAGTTGAAATCCCTGTCGATGCAATGGGTATTGATAAATTATTGCGTGAAACATTTCCAACTGAAGCGGAAGCTAACCTTGTTCAACATTTGCGTGAGGATGGTTTGTTAACTCTCGGGGTTGTGGCAACAAATGATGATGGTGAAGTGATTGGCTATGTTGGCTTCACACCCGTTGATGTTAACGACGAAGACGTACAATGGGTAGGTCTTGCGCCATTAGCGGTAAGTAAAGCGCATCAAGGCCAAGGGATCGCAGAAAAACTGGTCTATGAAGGGTTAGATAGCCTTAATGAGTTTGGTTATGGTGCTGTCGTTGTACTGGGAGATGAACGCTACTATTCGCGTTTTGGTTTTGAACCGGCTTCAAGCCACGGCGTAAGCTGCCAATGGCCTGAACAACAGGCTCATTTTTTGGTTTGTGGCTTAGAAAATGGCGAAATCGGGGAACACCAAGGTTTGGTGACTTACTCTTCACACTTCAATAATTTATAG
- the ubiT gene encoding ubiquinone anaerobic biosynthesis accessory factor UbiT: protein MLGKIRSQLITKGPSFLKLPLKVTPFALQRQVLEQLLSWQFRESVKEGELDFLEDKWLKVEVRDLALVWFISLQDGQLSVKQHAEADVSVSGNANDLVLIAARKEDPDTLFFQRRLVIEGDTELGLYVKNLMDAFELENMPAPLRFALLQLADVIKTVNEAEDAEPKSPALTSC, encoded by the coding sequence GTGTTAGGTAAAATTCGTTCTCAACTCATCACAAAAGGCCCTTCATTTTTGAAACTGCCTTTAAAAGTGACCCCATTCGCATTACAGCGTCAGGTTCTCGAGCAGTTGCTAAGTTGGCAATTTCGCGAATCAGTAAAAGAAGGGGAACTTGATTTTCTCGAAGACAAATGGCTAAAAGTTGAAGTTCGTGACTTAGCATTAGTCTGGTTTATCAGTTTGCAAGATGGTCAATTGTCTGTAAAACAGCATGCAGAGGCTGATGTTAGTGTGAGTGGTAATGCGAATGATCTGGTACTGATCGCCGCGCGTAAAGAAGACCCCGATACGCTCTTTTTCCAACGTAGATTGGTGATTGAAGGGGATACTGAGCTCGGACTTTATGTGAAGAATTTAATGGACGCTTTCGAACTCGAAAACATGCCAGCACCGCTGCGTTTTGCTCTATTACAATTAGCCGATGTGATTAAAACCGTGAATGAAGCTGAGGACGCAGAGCCTAAATCGCCTGCGTTAACTTCATGCTAA
- the ubiU gene encoding ubiquinone anaerobic biosynthesis protein UbiU, which produces MELLCPAGNLPALKAAVDNGADAVYIGLKNDTNARHFAGLNFTEKKLHEAERYIHNRKRKLHIAINTFAHPNGYERWQNSVDLAADLGADALILADIAMLEYAANKYPHIERHVSVQASATNTEAIRFYERNFQVHRVVLPRVLSIHQVKQLAKNSPVPLEVFAFGSLCIMAEGRCYLSSYLTGESPNTVGACSPARFVRWQQTEEGMESRLNNVLIDRYQKDENAGYPTLCKGRYLVDEQKYHVLEEPTSLNTIELLPELMAANIASVKIEGRQRSPAYVTEVTRIWRQAIDRYKSNPNNFVTDPKWLKALGGLSEGSQTTLGAYHRKWQ; this is translated from the coding sequence ATGGAATTACTCTGCCCAGCAGGGAATTTGCCCGCGTTAAAAGCGGCTGTCGATAACGGTGCTGATGCCGTTTATATTGGATTAAAAAATGATACCAATGCGCGCCATTTCGCAGGACTCAATTTTACTGAAAAAAAACTGCACGAAGCTGAGCGCTATATTCATAACCGTAAACGAAAATTACATATTGCGATTAATACATTTGCGCACCCTAATGGTTACGAACGTTGGCAAAACTCCGTCGATCTTGCTGCAGATCTCGGTGCCGATGCCTTGATCTTAGCCGATATCGCAATGTTAGAGTACGCGGCAAATAAATACCCGCATATTGAAAGGCATGTTTCTGTTCAAGCCTCTGCGACCAATACTGAAGCCATACGCTTCTATGAACGTAATTTTCAAGTCCATCGTGTCGTCCTGCCGCGCGTGCTATCTATTCACCAAGTGAAACAATTAGCCAAAAATAGCCCTGTACCGCTTGAAGTGTTTGCTTTTGGTAGTTTATGCATCATGGCTGAAGGCCGCTGCTATCTGTCTTCTTATCTCACGGGTGAGTCGCCAAATACCGTAGGTGCATGCTCTCCAGCCCGTTTTGTTCGTTGGCAACAAACTGAGGAAGGAATGGAGTCACGCCTCAATAATGTGTTGATAGACCGTTACCAAAAAGATGAAAATGCAGGTTACCCAACACTATGTAAAGGACGTTATCTTGTCGATGAACAGAAATATCATGTCCTAGAAGAGCCCACCAGCCTCAATACTATTGAATTATTACCTGAACTGATGGCAGCGAATATTGCCTCTGTCAAAATTGAAGGCCGCCAGCGCAGCCCAGCTTATGTGACTGAAGTGACCCGTATTTGGCGCCAAGCCATCGACCGTTACAAATCCAACCCGAATAACTTTGTCACCGACCCTAAATGGCTAAAAGCATTAGGTGGGCTTTCTGAAGGAAGCCAAACTACATTGGGTGCCTATCATCGTAAATGGCAGTAA